From Peptoanaerobacter stomatis, one genomic window encodes:
- the rplJ gene encoding 50S ribosomal protein L10: protein MGKKAIVLKEQIVESIAEKIKNSQSCVVIDYKGLTVEEDTELRKKFREANVEYKVYKNTMVRRAAEKVGNMEKFDDVNLVGPNAFAFGVDDAIMPAKIAKDFAKTHPKLELKMAYIEGEFYDAQSLDKVANIPSREVLIAKLLGSFKAPVSNFVYMLDALSKKKAEEEQE, encoded by the coding sequence ATGGGAAAAAAAGCTATAGTGCTAAAAGAGCAGATAGTTGAAAGCATAGCTGAAAAGATTAAAAATTCTCAATCATGTGTAGTTATAGATTACAAAGGATTGACTGTAGAAGAAGATACAGAACTAAGAAAAAAATTCAGAGAAGCTAATGTTGAATACAAAGTGTATAAAAACACAATGGTGAGAAGAGCTGCTGAAAAAGTAGGCAATATGGAAAAATTTGACGATGTTAATTTAGTCGGACCGAATGCATTTGCATTTGGAGTAGATGATGCTATAATGCCTGCTAAAATAGCAAAAGATTTTGCAAAAACTCATCCTAAATTAGAGTTAAAAATGGCATATATAGAAGGTGAATTCTATGATGCACAAAGTCTTGACAAGGTTGCCAATATACCTTCAAGAGAAGTTCTTATTGCAAAATTGCTTGGAAGCTTCAAAGCTCCAGTTTCAAACTTTGTATATATGCTTGATGCTTTATCAAAGAAAAAAGCAGAAGAAGAACAAGAATAA
- the rplL gene encoding 50S ribosomal protein L7/L12: MNIEQILEAIENMKVLELNELVKAAEEKFGVSASAPVVVGAVAGGAEAAEEKTEFDVILADAGASKVGVIKVVREITGLGLKDAKDLVDGAPKPLKEGVSKEEADDIKAKLEAAGAKVEVK; the protein is encoded by the coding sequence ATGAACATAGAACAAATATTAGAAGCTATTGAAAATATGAAAGTTCTTGAATTAAATGAACTTGTTAAAGCAGCAGAAGAAAAATTCGGAGTATCTGCATCAGCACCTGTAGTAGTTGGAGCAGTTGCAGGTGGAGCAGAAGCAGCAGAAGAAAAAACTGAATTTGATGTAATATTAGCAGATGCTGGAGCATCAAAAGTAGGAGTTATAAAAGTAGTTAGAGAAATAACAGGTCTTGGATTAAAAGATGCTAAAGATTTAGTTGATGGAGCACCAAAACCACTTAAAGAAGGAGTTTCTAAAGAAGAAGCTGACGATATAAAAGCTAAACTTGAAGCTGCAGGAGCAAAAGTAGAAGTTAAATAG
- a CDS encoding IPT/TIG domain-containing protein, giving the protein MSKFKRCIAFILSFILIFTLIPKEVFEVFAAPVNITITNFDYIQTNNSGNTSVRVVIKGTNFLQMLSGTKEESVIKDILVKSGAEPKSLMQGDAVTQGVKVNVTDSLITIVAPKDGDFATLNINTNAKNTITINTKSLPTNSYDFDVQINNLPSMSGSLDNKRNYVGQKLTIKGANFNGVSDTVIAGASHQAATGEMQVDASGNTITIPKLIKGTLNKDEKIQFIKVDTTSNTTGTIRPAIQFTAEYLNKILVFEKLVGMDNLEVLPSEGPHSTPSKITVRARDMSGNLLKRIFNSNNELYLRREVNGKEENLKLTDVKLVYEDPDNTSSDVVAIEGWTPTGTRPAPSVWDLVVKDKGNVSSEGVKQRAFTFSTSNPAPQITGISPAEGPDTGGTDVLITGKNLINVNTPGIKIPNNFRLLPSGNATVEDNDTLVVEYSVPGGTNLKYGDKVVSGVKRKIKVRIASMTNANSGQIFTPTQTPGPGVTQGGIEYGKYHFLAGNGTDGLVVTTTNASTGGPQDVILEMDTIFTFNDSSEITIPEAAKYKSFTYNEKNPTPVVDKVELEYGYFNDSAEEGEPPVGGTDGVKPLMLRITGDKLEAYKGADGKMKFPTVQFVLPDNTVLPVVSSTADDDTKVLDEKGNPIDGIYNKVGKTLVVSIIPPTNGKYDLRQLIGSSQEQPGGYKNLEGIIQVTNPSGNHNTTNATGSKFQFRRPVETSYTDVNSKQPVITQITSNGAPLKKLPSDAETTIEIRVKAVAGISDAKKLIVTVDGLDISKNIKSTKLDGEETVISLTVPKGFVGKSRLQVIIPEGLMDSYQIIFDNVRGPEIKELIPEEGDKGTIVVIKRDDQANEVSFKPPVETSSNEAERIGSKVLWNGIDINEIFNGYTKDGAGKVVYQQSDTFKNFKQSDKDVPAELVNLPGKYVYVVDANTIYLKIPQDDALKEGEYNIQIKNPDGSESSIAKVFKIVDTIDKTKIGTISPNVDDIKGGIITTITAGIKDGIQTNFKGGVDVYIGSQKAEVIGYDIDNKEVYVKVPPLKDFEFPKSLSDKVGSYTVPVTIQNKVNKSTDTINDGFIYLNPNYKVEITQVYNEKYSTDPKNANANKGVEGEFIIIRGSNFRLETDANGNFVLPKVMFGYKLSETPVAFGAKNLKPDGSPQTDSQGRAELEWIKVKVPKQPTIGINADGSVNLLVQNPDGAKAIKEKGFIYNKNNPSINEKASILQASRFHDTITVVAKEINKDGLVIAFGNKKYEKELSSTEMQIETTKEVEKIVVKYIPNTSQNIEIYYKKPDGTLVLMTDTQGTTGGKARLGAIGDKIIVGLNWKNPAYHSTEITKNPELISQLNTEYMEIYAENKAPNINTLIVRRGLGKLVDFKQDSTSGDAQLTIETPYNDKSEKTTITLINSDGSSATAPFIFHGGLNGPEITDIDGSKDRDITIEGKTVKAKVYTSDYTSDTEITVIGKNFKDIEKVLVGDKEAEVVSVSSDYTKLKIKVPKGNKDDVGKPLPITVVTKEGTGYSDKANPPAYFMYIQAGSKPVIESVTPKKGPQTGGTKVTITGTNFKDIDEFGTKGDIEVFFAGVKGKVSKILKNEKGEIVGLEAITPAVDMIDDKSTVVVKNADEGKSEGSEFKYISQPIIEKMEGNFKFFAEKGEEDDDVKVTIIGKNFYNPSKVMIGSKTIKVDKNKDNKENELMLGVKSDGSNQYVELEKDKDGKVKGLEISVGKDNSNSSNNSNANANKNKNNTTSFTITVPQITFEQMESMVSKNIVVINEDGGISPEVPADIKLPVPQAPVVIATPGYGNTVGLSWDLKKDDRNKATRFEIYAKEYGSSNDYAHVGDLPANADTSDLKYTFTVKDLKPDTNYQFKVRVMNKFGEAEDFGYATVRTLKKEDDYKNKEKEKELERANTKVRQEGTKTVVGDTLKYTVGTKENVIDLSNYQNVAKKEIRIPASQIKLAPNANIQIVDKNMRLSVPFRAFSLNQVSSSSDNAVVVIKLQNNDNKLNTYVSKAIPKNKKRITQVHKIDFQLEEPKKTVPIKFTNAPLNMTLIPNKQVGASILAKYNEKSNSLEQYADSGVTQGGYYVLLGNK; this is encoded by the coding sequence TTGAGTAAATTTAAAAGATGTATAGCGTTTATACTATCATTTATATTGATTTTTACGCTTATACCAAAAGAAGTTTTTGAAGTTTTTGCAGCACCTGTGAACATAACAATTACAAATTTTGACTATATTCAGACTAATAATTCCGGGAATACCAGCGTTAGAGTGGTAATAAAAGGAACTAATTTTCTACAAATGCTAAGTGGAACAAAAGAAGAAAGTGTAATCAAAGATATACTTGTGAAATCAGGTGCAGAGCCTAAATCATTGATGCAAGGAGATGCTGTAACTCAAGGAGTGAAAGTAAATGTTACAGATTCTCTAATAACTATAGTTGCACCTAAGGACGGAGATTTTGCAACTTTAAATATAAATACGAATGCAAAAAACACTATAACAATAAATACAAAATCATTGCCTACGAATTCTTATGATTTTGATGTACAAATAAACAATTTACCTTCAATGTCAGGTAGTTTAGATAATAAAAGAAACTATGTTGGACAAAAGCTTACTATAAAAGGTGCCAATTTTAATGGAGTATCTGATACTGTAATCGCAGGTGCATCACATCAGGCAGCAACAGGTGAAATGCAAGTAGATGCGTCAGGAAATACAATAACTATACCGAAATTGATAAAGGGTACTTTGAATAAAGACGAGAAAATACAATTTATAAAAGTCGATACAACATCTAATACAACAGGAACTATAAGACCGGCTATACAATTTACGGCAGAATATCTTAATAAAATACTTGTCTTTGAAAAATTGGTTGGTATGGACAATCTTGAGGTATTGCCTTCAGAAGGTCCTCACTCTACACCAAGCAAGATAACTGTAAGAGCGAGAGATATGTCAGGCAATTTGCTTAAAAGGATATTTAATTCAAATAATGAATTATATTTGAGAAGAGAAGTTAACGGAAAAGAAGAAAACTTAAAATTAACAGATGTAAAGCTTGTATATGAAGATCCTGATAATACATCAAGTGATGTGGTAGCAATAGAAGGTTGGACACCAACAGGTACAAGACCTGCCCCATCTGTATGGGATTTGGTTGTAAAAGATAAAGGAAATGTATCATCAGAAGGTGTTAAACAAAGAGCGTTCACATTTAGTACATCTAACCCTGCACCTCAGATAACAGGTATATCTCCTGCAGAAGGACCTGATACCGGTGGTACAGATGTTTTGATAACAGGTAAAAACCTCATCAATGTAAATACACCGGGAATAAAAATACCCAATAATTTTAGATTATTGCCAAGTGGAAATGCTACTGTTGAAGATAATGATACGCTTGTAGTAGAATATTCAGTGCCAGGCGGAACTAATCTTAAATACGGAGACAAAGTAGTATCAGGTGTAAAAAGAAAAATAAAGGTAAGAATAGCATCAATGACAAATGCCAACTCCGGACAGATATTCACGCCTACACAAACGCCTGGACCTGGAGTTACTCAAGGTGGTATAGAATACGGAAAATATCACTTTTTGGCAGGAAATGGAACAGACGGTTTGGTAGTTACTACTACAAATGCATCTACCGGAGGACCTCAAGATGTGATATTGGAAATGGATACAATATTTACATTTAATGACAGTAGTGAAATAACAATACCGGAAGCGGCAAAGTATAAATCATTCACATATAATGAGAAAAATCCTACACCGGTAGTAGATAAAGTCGAACTTGAATATGGATATTTCAACGACAGTGCTGAGGAAGGCGAACCTCCTGTTGGTGGAACAGACGGAGTTAAACCGTTGATGTTAAGGATAACAGGGGATAAATTAGAAGCATATAAAGGTGCAGACGGAAAGATGAAATTTCCTACAGTACAATTTGTTTTGCCTGATAATACAGTGCTTCCTGTTGTATCTTCTACAGCAGATGATGACACAAAAGTTCTTGATGAAAAAGGCAATCCGATAGACGGTATATATAATAAAGTTGGTAAGACATTAGTTGTATCAATAATACCGCCTACAAACGGAAAATATGATTTAAGACAATTAATTGGAAGTTCACAAGAACAACCTGGAGGGTATAAAAATTTAGAAGGTATAATACAAGTGACAAACCCTTCAGGAAATCATAATACTACAAATGCGACAGGTTCAAAATTTCAATTCAGAAGACCTGTTGAGACTTCATATACAGATGTAAACAGTAAACAGCCTGTTATAACACAGATAACATCAAATGGAGCTCCACTTAAAAAACTTCCATCAGATGCAGAAACAACAATAGAAATAAGAGTAAAAGCTGTTGCAGGTATATCAGATGCAAAAAAACTAATAGTTACTGTAGATGGTCTTGATATATCTAAAAATATAAAATCAACCAAGTTGGATGGAGAAGAAACAGTAATATCTTTAACTGTTCCAAAAGGTTTTGTAGGAAAATCAAGATTGCAAGTGATAATTCCGGAAGGTCTTATGGATTCTTATCAAATAATTTTTGATAATGTTAGAGGACCGGAGATAAAAGAACTTATACCGGAAGAAGGAGATAAGGGCACTATAGTAGTAATAAAAAGAGATGATCAAGCTAATGAGGTCAGCTTTAAACCTCCAGTAGAAACTTCTTCCAACGAAGCGGAAAGAATAGGTTCAAAAGTATTATGGAACGGTATTGATATAAATGAAATCTTCAACGGATATACTAAAGACGGTGCTGGAAAAGTAGTATATCAGCAAAGTGATACCTTTAAAAATTTTAAACAATCAGATAAAGATGTGCCGGCAGAATTGGTAAACTTACCGGGTAAATATGTGTATGTTGTAGATGCGAATACCATATATTTAAAAATACCGCAAGATGATGCTTTAAAAGAGGGAGAATATAATATACAGATAAAAAATCCCGATGGTAGTGAAAGCAGTATAGCAAAAGTATTTAAAATAGTAGATACAATAGATAAGACAAAAATAGGTACGATAAGTCCGAATGTAGATGATATAAAAGGTGGAATAATCACCACTATAACAGCAGGAATAAAAGATGGAATACAAACTAACTTTAAAGGTGGAGTAGATGTATATATAGGCTCACAAAAAGCTGAAGTTATAGGTTATGATATAGACAACAAAGAAGTTTATGTTAAAGTCCCACCATTAAAAGATTTTGAATTTCCAAAATCATTATCTGATAAGGTAGGTTCATATACAGTACCTGTTACAATACAAAACAAAGTAAATAAATCAACAGATACAATAAATGATGGATTTATATACTTAAACCCAAATTACAAAGTGGAAATAACACAAGTGTATAATGAAAAATATTCTACAGATCCTAAAAATGCAAATGCCAATAAAGGTGTAGAAGGCGAATTTATAATAATAAGAGGTAGCAACTTCAGATTAGAAACTGATGCAAATGGAAATTTTGTATTGCCTAAAGTGATGTTTGGATATAAGCTGTCAGAAACTCCTGTAGCTTTCGGTGCAAAAAACTTAAAACCGGACGGTTCACCACAAACAGATTCACAAGGTAGAGCTGAGCTTGAATGGATAAAAGTAAAAGTACCAAAACAGCCTACAATAGGTATAAACGCTGACGGTTCAGTAAATCTGTTAGTACAAAACCCTGACGGAGCAAAAGCAATAAAAGAAAAAGGCTTTATATATAACAAAAATAATCCAAGCATAAATGAAAAAGCTTCAATATTGCAAGCATCAAGATTCCACGATACTATAACAGTTGTAGCAAAAGAAATTAATAAAGATGGGCTTGTTATAGCATTTGGAAATAAAAAATATGAAAAAGAGCTAAGCTCTACTGAAATGCAAATAGAAACCACTAAAGAAGTAGAAAAAATCGTAGTAAAATATATACCTAATACAAGTCAAAATATAGAAATATATTACAAAAAACCTGACGGTACGTTGGTGCTTATGACAGATACACAAGGTACAACAGGCGGTAAAGCCAGATTAGGGGCAATAGGTGATAAAATCATAGTAGGTCTTAATTGGAAAAACCCTGCATATCATTCAACTGAAATAACTAAAAATCCGGAGCTTATATCTCAGCTTAATACGGAATATATGGAAATATATGCAGAAAATAAAGCACCTAATATAAATACTTTAATAGTCAGAAGAGGACTTGGAAAATTAGTAGATTTTAAACAGGATTCTACAAGTGGAGATGCACAGCTTACAATAGAGACACCATATAATGACAAGTCAGAAAAAACTACTATAACACTTATCAATTCTGACGGTTCATCAGCAACAGCACCATTTATTTTCCATGGAGGTCTTAACGGTCCTGAAATTACAGATATAGACGGAAGTAAGGATAGGGACATCACAATAGAAGGAAAAACTGTAAAAGCAAAAGTATATACGAGTGATTATACATCAGATACAGAAATAACTGTAATAGGTAAAAATTTTAAAGATATAGAAAAAGTGCTTGTAGGGGATAAAGAAGCGGAAGTCGTAAGTGTATCATCAGATTATACGAAATTAAAGATAAAAGTGCCTAAAGGTAACAAAGATGATGTAGGAAAACCACTGCCAATCACAGTAGTTACAAAAGAAGGTACAGGATACTCAGACAAAGCGAATCCTCCTGCTTACTTTATGTATATACAGGCAGGCTCTAAACCTGTAATAGAAAGCGTAACTCCAAAAAAAGGACCTCAAACTGGTGGAACAAAAGTTACTATAACAGGTACTAACTTCAAAGATATAGATGAATTCGGTACAAAGGGAGATATAGAGGTATTTTTTGCAGGAGTAAAAGGAAAAGTATCAAAAATATTAAAAAATGAGAAAGGCGAAATAGTAGGTTTAGAAGCAATTACACCGGCAGTTGATATGATAGATGACAAATCAACGGTTGTTGTAAAAAATGCAGATGAAGGTAAATCTGAAGGTAGCGAATTTAAGTATATTTCACAACCTATTATTGAAAAAATGGAAGGCAATTTTAAATTTTTTGCCGAAAAAGGTGAAGAAGATGATGATGTAAAAGTAACCATAATAGGTAAAAACTTTTATAATCCTTCAAAAGTAATGATAGGCAGTAAGACAATAAAGGTAGATAAAAATAAAGATAACAAAGAAAATGAATTGATGCTCGGAGTAAAATCAGACGGCTCAAACCAATATGTTGAGCTTGAAAAAGATAAGGACGGTAAAGTAAAGGGTTTGGAAATATCTGTTGGCAAAGACAATTCAAATTCATCAAATAACAGCAATGCAAATGCCAATAAAAATAAAAATAATACAACATCATTTACAATAACTGTTCCACAGATAACATTTGAACAAATGGAAAGCATGGTATCAAAAAATATAGTAGTGATAAATGAAGATGGCGGTATATCTCCTGAAGTTCCGGCGGATATTAAACTTCCTGTTCCGCAAGCACCTGTAGTTATAGCCACTCCTGGATACGGAAATACAGTAGGCTTATCTTGGGATTTGAAAAAGGATGACAGAAACAAAGCTACAAGATTTGAGATATATGCAAAAGAATACGGAAGTTCAAATGACTATGCTCATGTTGGAGATTTACCGGCAAATGCAGACACATCAGACTTGAAATATACTTTTACAGTAAAAGATTTGAAACCGGATACCAATTATCAATTCAAAGTCAGAGTTATGAACAAATTCGGTGAGGCTGAAGACTTTGGATATGCAACAGTAAGAACACTTAAAAAAGAAGATGATTATAAAAACAAAGAAAAAGAAAAAGAACTTGAAAGAGCAAATACAAAAGTAAGACAAGAAGGTACAAAAACTGTAGTAGGAGACACTCTCAAATATACAGTAGGAACAAAAGAAAATGTAATAGATTTGAGCAATTATCAAAATGTTGCAAAAAAAGAAATAAGAATACCAGCATCGCAGATAAAATTAGCTCCAAATGCAAACATACAGATAGTTGATAAGAATATGAGATTATCAGTACCGTTTAGAGCTTTTTCATTAAATCAGGTTTCTTCATCAAGTGATAATGCTGTAGTTGTAATAAAATTGCAAAATAATGACAACAAGCTAAACACATATGTAAGCAAAGCTATACCGAAAAATAAAAAGAGAATAACACAAGTCCACAAGATAGATTTTCAATTGGAAGAACCTAAAAAAACAGTTCCGATTAAATTTACAAATGCACCATTAAATATGACACTCATACCAAACAAACAAGTAGGTGCGAGCATACTTGCAAAATATAATGAAAAATCAAACTCATTAGAGCAATATGCAGATTCCGGTGTAACACAAGGAGGATATTATGTACTACTTGGAAATAAATAG
- a CDS encoding S-layer homology domain-containing protein — protein sequence MKKSKIFLLYSISFFIMSTNISNAIGIYDAGIYKKTNNEAKTYQYEEVTFVTGKPVILKGTLTRTKIDKEKENDTLKKEIEKAKKTTNKNNKQKETSKSDPIPQVTNEVPITYKGTKINEKYTLSGGGITLTRDLTISPVNEYYRGQIVQTEEISKIKETITTSGQTYNLDSNLSEISESIVIDKKPAIDYYAGNSNFYKVYTTGTGNTNTGKKLIIQMDGKSSGYDEFWGSTETKIMNYTITTEQEAATNNTSNNNNDNNNNNNGNNNTNNNNNTNAVVNGTYTVKTSQNTIKDLIYSENDPKKISFRGGYIITSQNNAAMEYTYDINGITGKGQSENENLPEIQRLFAPVLTDVQGHYAEEAIKIITSMNGFEMAKKTFLPNAPISRDEFARAVVVTSGIYNPNAKKTTSVLKEELFSDMKKSDSNYNYVKKAVDSKIMIGRDDNKFEPKSPLTRAEAVRILTNSLGLESLIPNGKYNTGFEDESQIPPWAFESAYIAQDIGLIEKGGAFRPNESLTKADASELLLRYINYMTGDLKEDYMQRILNY from the coding sequence ATGAAAAAATCAAAAATATTTTTATTGTATAGTATTTCATTTTTTATTATGAGTACCAATATATCAAACGCAATAGGTATATATGATGCCGGTATTTATAAAAAGACAAATAATGAAGCCAAGACATATCAATATGAAGAAGTAACTTTTGTCACAGGGAAACCGGTAATTTTAAAAGGTACACTCACAAGGACAAAAATAGATAAAGAAAAAGAAAATGATACATTAAAAAAAGAGATAGAAAAAGCTAAAAAAACAACCAATAAAAATAATAAACAAAAAGAAACATCAAAAAGCGACCCTATTCCACAAGTAACAAATGAAGTTCCCATAACCTACAAAGGCACGAAAATAAATGAGAAATATACACTTTCAGGTGGAGGCATAACCTTGACAAGAGATTTAACAATATCCCCTGTAAATGAATATTATAGAGGTCAGATAGTCCAAACAGAAGAAATAAGTAAAATAAAAGAAACAATAACAACAAGCGGACAAACATATAATTTAGATTCAAATTTATCGGAAATTTCAGAATCCATAGTTATAGATAAAAAACCGGCAATAGATTATTATGCAGGTAATTCCAACTTCTATAAAGTATATACTACAGGTACTGGAAATACCAATACAGGTAAAAAACTAATAATACAGATGGACGGAAAATCATCAGGTTATGACGAGTTTTGGGGTTCAACAGAAACAAAAATAATGAACTATACTATTACAACAGAGCAAGAAGCTGCAACGAATAATACAAGTAATAATAACAACGATAACAACAATAACAATAATGGAAATAACAATACAAATAATAACAATAATACAAACGCAGTAGTAAACGGAACATATACAGTAAAAACATCACAAAATACAATAAAAGACCTTATATACTCAGAAAATGATCCTAAAAAAATATCATTTAGAGGAGGATATATAATAACATCTCAAAATAATGCCGCTATGGAATACACCTACGACATAAACGGCATAACAGGTAAAGGTCAAAGTGAAAATGAAAATCTTCCGGAAATACAAAGACTTTTTGCACCGGTTTTAACAGATGTACAAGGGCATTATGCAGAAGAGGCGATAAAAATAATTACATCTATGAACGGATTTGAAATGGCAAAAAAAACATTTTTGCCAAATGCACCAATATCGAGAGATGAATTTGCAAGAGCAGTTGTAGTTACATCAGGAATATACAATCCAAATGCAAAAAAGACAACATCGGTGCTTAAAGAAGAATTATTTTCAGATATGAAAAAATCGGATTCAAATTATAATTATGTAAAAAAAGCTGTGGACAGCAAAATAATGATAGGAAGAGATGATAATAAATTTGAACCTAAAAGTCCACTTACAAGAGCAGAGGCTGTAAGAATACTTACAAACTCTTTAGGATTGGAATCTTTAATACCTAATGGCAAATATAACACAGGCTTTGAAGATGAAAGTCAGATACCGCCTTGGGCATTCGAATCTGCATATATAGCTCAAGATATAGGGTTGATAGAAAAAGGTGGAGCATTCAGACCTAATGAGTCGCTTACAAAAGCAGACGCAAGCGAATTACTGTTAAGATATATTAATTATATGACAGGCGATTTAAAAGAAGATTATATGCAAAGAATACTTAATTATTAA